The Neodiprion lecontei isolate iyNeoLeco1 chromosome 2, iyNeoLeco1.1, whole genome shotgun sequence genome segment CACATCTTGAAGAAATCCTCACTTCAAGCATATCCACATTCAAATCTCATCTACTCGTGCCGATGTCTACAACCACAGAGAATAAAGCGAACCATAAGCTGCTCACACATTGTAAAAATAGCGGAAGCAATGCCGTTGCTGGAGGCTATTTCATCAAGTACACTCTTAGATGAATGGAAACTCCTACAATTAGAAGATCTACCAGAACTTGAACAAGATCGTATCGATCATTACTGGCAGAAAAATGTCTTCAGTGTGAAAGATTCAAGTAACATCCAAAAGTATCCAATAATCACCAGAGTTGTTAAAGCATGCTTGGCTTTAGCTCATGATAGTGCGGACGTAGAACGAGGTTTCTCTAGATCTAAAAGGATTTTATCAATAGATAAAGCTGCAATGTCTGAAAGGACATTGAATGCTCGATTGGCGATTTGTGATGGAActaaaaagttcaaaaataaaCCCCATCTAGTTCCTATAACAAGAGACTTAATTACCAGCGGACGCTTAGCACATCAAAACTACACATGCTTCTTAGAGGAggaacggaagaaaaaatacaagacTGCCGAAGCGGCAAAAGCCGAAAAAATGAGACTTGagcaagaaaaagaaaatttgaaagagatAGAATCGAAGAAACAGAGTATTGAAGACCTTGAAGTGAAACTCAAAGTAGCACAGAAAGAGCAAGACATGAAGAAACAAAGCGCTGACGCTCTGTTATCAGAAGCAAATAAACGATTACAAGTAGCGCTTAAAAACCAGGATTTACAAGCAGCCCAATTGGCACAAGGTTTGATTGAGGGTGCCGAAAAATTACGAGAACAAGAGAGAACTCAAGAAAATGTTGCATCCCGATTGGCTAAGCaagtagaaaaaagaaagagtgGACTGCTATCAGATTTATTTgccaagaaacaaaaaataaccaaAGATATTTAAATCGACTGATCACAGCATATGCTCAAGTTCGGTTAAACGAAGACTAACTATATGGTAATAATAGAATTAGAAGACTAGgattaaatatattaaaaaaatgtttttctggTCAAGTACGAATAGTACCTAATACTTTCGtcattataaaatattctaaCGTACTATTTTATATTCCTTTATCAATGTTCACGTCCAATTAATAAATGTGATGAGTAATGTTATTTTTAAGTATATTAAGTAAAAGTAATATGATTTCGTGTTATGTTACGTTGGAAACTAAATGTGCAATGTAGATATATTTGATACACActgtgatgaaaaataaataaatttcataaaattatcgaaaattctTGCATATTTTTCACACGTTATTGAGATTATGATCTATAACCAGTGAAAAGATGTGATTCTGTTAGGCATTTAAGGCCACTTTTTTCCTAATCCTGTGCCACTTTTCTCCTGATTTCATGCCACTATTGCAACTAATTTGAGGTCCACCAGGTAGTGGAAGCCCTGTTAATCGATATATTCGAAActaaacggtgaaaaatatatatattttttttaaattaatccTACAGTAGTGCTCAACACGCGAGTGATTTTTCAATGAAGTCGTAAGATCCGTTCGGAGCTATCATAAAAAATGTAGACAAAGTCCGTCAATTTGCGTGTTAGGTATAGGCCGCGCGTGCAAAAAGATCGatttttaattgcaaataTCTTCCAAACGGGACGGTAAATcggtttcaaattttgtgaGTCGGTCCATGGAGGTTGTTTTTACACCATACTAAAATTTCAGGCCGTTCCTAAGATTTGGACAAAACTACAGAACTACCTTAAtaattagggtggtccttattttgGGTAAGTCGGAATTTCAAACCTCTCACCCCTTGCATATCTCtcatttgccaaaaaaaaaatgtgtgcaaaGTTTAAGCACAATCGGACAACGTTTACCCGTGGCCCAAAAGGGTCAAAGTTTAATATTGGAGCCAAATGGTAAAAACGAGCTTGAAGGCATTTATTTAAGTAGaccagcgaaaaaaaatcgtagcaGGCTATAATCCACAAGATTTCTAACTAAATTCACAACTAATTGAATGTACTGATACCGAGTTCCGCCAAAAATTTCTATGTCGAGTGTCACATGACGAAATCCAACAAGCATATACAGAAAGCTGCTGCTATGAAAAAATCCATAGATCTGCAAGCTTTTTTCACCTCCAGTACTACTCGGGCAAGCTCTTCGCATCATACAGGCCTTACAGTGGCTGTGGGAGAAATACCTATACCACACCACGATGTCTCCATTATTGCTAAGCAACAACAAAGAGAGAAGCTATCTGGTGTATGGGGACAGTAATGAATCACGACTCACTACgtaattcacaaaaaaaagtgGCATTGTTCAAATATATGTTCAATGAGGTGGATGAAGTACAGCAACTAGAACTGagtgaaacgaaaatttcgtATTTAATTGTGTACGGTCTCGGTCCTTTCTTCAAGGTTCAACTGGATGATATTGCTAAATATTTTGATGATTACGTATTTGGATTTGATGAGAGTCTTAATAAGATTGCGCAAAAGCAACAAATGGATGtcagtttcaaattttggGACTAAGCGAAAAACGAAGTAAGTACAAGATATCTGACGTCTGTATTCCTGGAACACACGACATCTGAGGAGTTGTTGAAAGCATTTAAGGAAGCAATACAAAGATATGACTTCAAGAAGATTTTACAGTTGTCGATGGATGGCCCAAACGTCAACTTCAAATACCTGCGACTTTTCAAAGAAGATATCAAAAATGAGAAAGATGATCCAGAGCTATTTGATATCGATTCCTGTGGAATCACACAACACATTGTGCGTTTAAGGCTGGCATGCGTGGTACAGGTTGAGAGCCTATTGACTTTTTGAGAGCCATGTACAACCTTTTCAAAAATGTTCCTTCTCGACGAGGTGATTACATTCGAATCACTAAAGTAGCATAGCAAGGGGggttctgagtacaaacaccttTTTTACCGGCCGAGCCGCTCCACgcatcccagacgcaaacccttgaaggttacccccactctcgtcagataaaacgtgctctgccgtaccgacttgAGGTCAAAAAACGTGCAACCTCACCGTGTACCGGTTGAcggtaaaaatcgcactgctttaTCGACAATTCTTATTGGTCGGAGGTCAAAATCGTTTACCGTGTATCGTTGACGGTAAGAATCGCACTGCTTTACCGACAATTTTTATCGGTCGAAGGTCAAACTTCTGCTCCTTTGCCGACAATcataccgaccgaaggtcaaagtctgtagtgctcacctgccaacggtagagggcgcagcggggggCGTGAACTTTCTTACCGACCTGGATATCGGTTacccgtcccgcattcttttcccacgaaaGGATTGTTGATgtgtaacgtcaaccaccccacattccttttccacgttatcaaccacgcgacattcgaaaattaatggttctaagaattgtttttcactcacTCGGATgccggtttgatatcaaccacgtgacattctttttggcttgtaactgtcatgtgaactttacgatgaattttgaacgggttcagtcaagaccagCGTGCAAGGCcgaccgatagctgcggtacattcagagacaaggatctgcggtgtcgggttactatcgctctaagAATGCTAAAAGGTGCGCGGGCATACATAACTatacgtacagctgccctataaaaaggacgctcatcactaCAAATGATCATCAAGTCTcaacttgtcaagtatacgtgagtaaaaagctcaagatggaatccgcgaagtgtttgagattgatcgatattatggaatcggcgtacaaaatcttggacaaatcatcatcaacGGCAGAGATTCAGAAATGGATAAAATtcggaagtcaaaatattcggcttctgaacaaaattttgcgaaaggcttcatcgattggagaaaagatgagaattatcacaacgctcggactcttgaaagcgctcgcggaaaaattcaaacgtcttcagaaaacgggtggaggtacgcggaaagtaagaagaagcgatcgagttcactgggaagatttggaatcagctttcgaggggagaattcgaactggatccatcgtcaatttgaagcataaagatgtggagagatttctagaagacgcaaaggtactagctgtgacagAACTAAAAAACGCTTTAAAGAAAGACAgaagcttgaaagccaacgttgtcctggcttgtaaatttgaagttagagAAGATGATtgcacggtggaagagatcaaattttttaatacgagaaatgaaatcatcctccagacaacggatatcaacgaatggttcatcgaaaacgcgacggagcgtttgttgaaaaaggcggaagatttccaggaaaaggattcaggctggtcgttatttgaaattataaatcttACCGTCAACAttaacaagtacgtgccactacgaggcgatgtcttcacatacacaccactacccaaagatattcaaaataagaaggctgtcgtcaacattcGTAACAGCGACTCATATTGCTTCCGTTgatcggtcaccgcagctctgttcccagccgacaacaaccaTCCTAACGCGACCAGCTCGTACCCGCATTTCAGCCcagtgctacggtatgatggtataaagtttcctatgtctctagatcaaaatttgtaaatatcgGGGGCGGTGAAGTGGTATATTAAACTATCCGTGTcggtatacattaattttgctcggttgccaaatttccgattaatataattacagtGAAACTTTGTTAAGTGGGACCTGGATAAGTGAGAAACGTCTATTATTGAGATTTCCTAAGAGGTCCCGGCACTTTTTTATCGAATTCCCTCTGTTAATGGAACTTTACGAACCTGGTTAAATGAGATTCGATTTctagaattttttcgatatttacCTCTATAAATGGGACTCTGCAGCTTAATTCCCTGTATAAGCGAGACATTTTATCAGGTTGAGACAGGCTTAGACACGTTTGTTTACaaacatttaaatttctttcgcATCGTTCGCACGTACATGCTCTTTTGTCAGTACTATCTCAAGTTTTGACGTGCAAACATAAGAATAAAAGTGTACGAAATGTCCAAACGTAAGCATAACACATTAACAGTATCTGAAAAATCAAAGCTTCTATCAGACTATGATTGTGGAAAGTCGCGTGATAAACTGTGTGCGGAGTATAATGTACCGAAATCGACCTTGTgtagaattattaaaaacaacGAGAATATTCGGTCTCAGTATATTGATGGAAAAGGGAAGCTTAAACGAATAAGATCAGCAGAGCATCCTGAACTCGAAAAATGTCTTTCGACGTGGATGAAGCAGGTACGGAATAATAACATTCCAATAAGCGGACCAATGATTAAAGAAAAAGCTCAAGAATTTGCAAGTAAGCTCCATATCAATTTTTCTGGCAGTAATGGATGGTTAGAGGGGttcaagaaaagaaacgatatagcatttaaaaatatttgtggtGAGAGCAATTCTGTGGACAACAATGAATGTAGTGAGTGGATTAAAAACCTTCCAGTTTTATTACACGATTATACTCCCGATGACGTATTCAACGCCGATGAAGCAGGCTTATTCTACAAGTGTCTAC includes the following:
- the LOC124293058 gene encoding tigger transposable element-derived protein 4-like, which gives rise to MKQVRNNNIPISGPMIKEKAQEFASKLHINFSGSNGWLEGFKKRNDIAFKNICGESNSVDNNECSEWIKNLPVLLHDYTPDDVFNADEAGLFYKCLPDKTFTFKGQPCHGGKLSKDRVTVLVCANMSGNEKLPLLLIGKSKSPRCFKGIKTLPVNYQNNKKAWMTSDLFVDWLKKVNADMRAQK